In Silene latifolia isolate original U9 population chromosome 3, ASM4854445v1, whole genome shotgun sequence, a single window of DNA contains:
- the LOC141646185 gene encoding monothiol glutaredoxin-S6-like, protein MEIVKHLVEQKPLVIFTKSSCCMSHSVQQLISSYGANATVYQLDSLPNGQEVEKALERLGLKPSVPAIFIGQKFVGGAKEIISMQVQGRLTPMLKEAGAIWV, encoded by the coding sequence ATGGAAATTGTGAAGCATTTGGTTGAGCAAAAGCCGCTAGTAATATTCACCAAGAGTTCGTGTTGCATGAGCCACTCAGTGCAGCAACTTATAAGCAGCTATGGAGCAAATGCGACAGTATATCAGCTGGATAGCTTACCAAATGGGCAAGAAGTTGAGAAAGCACTTGAAAGACTAGGACTTAAACCTAGTGTTCCTGCTATTTTCATAGGTCAAAAGTTTGTTGGTGGAGCTAAGGAGATAATTAGCATGCAGGTCCAAGGCAGACTTACCCCCATGTTGAAGGAGGCTGGAGCTATTTGGGTTTAG